From the genome of Candidatus Brocadiaceae bacterium, one region includes:
- the pyrF gene encoding orotidine-5'-phosphate decarboxylase, producing MSERHFADALLDACRRKRSQVVVGLDPRVDRLPAELRPDATCEGRAQCVESFNRGVIDAVADIAAAVKLQIAFYEQLGCAGMAAYAATIRCARERGLIVIGDIKRGDIAGTASAYAAAHLGGSAAISADFVVDAVTVNPYLGSDGVRPFVDAAAATGRGLFVLVKTSNPSAVELQDLSCGGALLHEHVAALVEVWGAPHTGAGGYSPVGAVVGATFPDDLARLRALMPHTLLLVPGYGAQGGGIDDVLPAFDAAGEGAVVNSSRGIIFAWRHGPHAGRHGEGAWRDAVRAAAAEMRDALWQATH from the coding sequence GTGAGTGAGCGTCATTTCGCGGACGCGTTGCTGGACGCATGCCGCCGCAAGCGGAGCCAGGTCGTTGTGGGGCTGGACCCGCGCGTGGACCGGCTGCCGGCCGAGCTGCGGCCGGACGCCACCTGCGAGGGGCGGGCGCAGTGCGTGGAGTCGTTCAACCGCGGCGTGATCGACGCCGTGGCCGACATCGCGGCGGCCGTCAAACTGCAGATCGCATTCTATGAGCAACTCGGTTGCGCCGGCATGGCGGCCTATGCCGCCACGATCCGATGTGCGCGCGAGCGGGGCCTGATCGTCATCGGCGACATCAAGCGCGGCGACATCGCCGGCACGGCCTCCGCCTACGCGGCGGCGCACCTGGGCGGTTCGGCCGCCATCTCGGCCGACTTCGTGGTCGACGCCGTGACCGTCAATCCCTACCTGGGCAGCGACGGCGTGCGGCCGTTCGTCGACGCCGCCGCAGCGACGGGGCGCGGGCTGTTCGTGCTGGTCAAGACCAGCAACCCGTCGGCGGTGGAGCTGCAGGACCTGAGCTGCGGCGGGGCGCTCCTGCATGAGCACGTGGCGGCGCTCGTGGAGGTCTGGGGCGCGCCGCACACGGGGGCCGGCGGCTACAGCCCGGTCGGCGCCGTTGTGGGTGCCACGTTCCCGGACGACCTGGCCCGGCTGCGCGCGCTCATGCCGCACACGCTGCTGCTGGTGCCCGGCTACGGCGCGCAGGGCGGCGGGATCGACGACGTGCTGCCGGCCTTCGACGCGGCCGGCGAGGGCGCGGTCGTGAACTCCTCGCGCGGCATCATCTTCGCCTGGCGGCACGGCCCGCATGCCGGGCGCCACGGCGAGGGTGCCTGGCGCGATGCCGTGCGCGCCGCTGCGGCCGAGATGCGGGACGCGCTCTGGCAGGCCACTCACTGA
- a CDS encoding HAD hydrolase family protein, protein MQPDPAGRARKVRLLITDVDGVLTDGRIFLGPDGPEGAFFCVQDGTAVKYLRRVGIETAFLSGRRSTAVAARARMLGIRLIAQGARVKMEAYRTLRRRAGVTDEQIAYVGDDLPDVPVMRQVGLAVAVANAVPEVRQVAHVVTERCGGDGALREVAEFVLKSQDLWRSILARYGPESPESGQES, encoded by the coding sequence GTGCAACCCGATCCCGCAGGCCGCGCCCGCAAGGTACGGCTGCTCATAACCGACGTGGACGGCGTGCTCACCGATGGCCGCATCTTCCTGGGCCCGGACGGCCCGGAGGGCGCCTTCTTCTGCGTGCAGGACGGCACGGCGGTGAAGTACCTGCGCCGGGTCGGCATCGAGACGGCGTTCCTCAGCGGCCGCCGGAGCACGGCGGTCGCCGCCCGCGCGCGCATGCTGGGCATCCGGCTGATCGCCCAGGGCGCCCGGGTCAAGATGGAGGCATACCGGACGCTGCGCCGACGCGCGGGGGTGACCGACGAGCAGATCGCCTACGTCGGCGACGACCTGCCGGACGTGCCCGTGATGCGCCAGGTGGGCCTGGCCGTCGCCGTAGCCAACGCCGTGCCGGAGGTCCGCCAGGTCGCCCACGTGGTCACCGAACGTTGCGGCGGCGACGGCGCGCTACGCGAAGTCGCCGAGTTCGTGCTGAAATCCCAGGACCTCTGGCGCAGCATCCTCGCGCGCTACGGTCCCGAGTCACCTGAGAGCGGACAGGAGTCGTAG
- the lspA gene encoding signal peptidase II — MSRSCTALKGRRLFWILAAVTFLLDQLTKAWLWHHPDEGLADLDLIPQVLRIVSHPGNLHGVLGLGPGTPVFYVGASLAALGVIGFLLFTTDRGRTHLMAALGLVAGGAVGNLVDRVSHGFVRDFIDLHWRDRLHWHTFNVADAAICVGVAVILLDALLAPAQGQEAAPEDGETSP; from the coding sequence GTGAGTCGATCGTGCACAGCCCTGAAGGGGCGAAGGCTGTTCTGGATCCTCGCGGCCGTCACCTTCCTGCTCGACCAACTGACCAAGGCATGGCTCTGGCACCATCCGGATGAAGGCCTTGCGGATCTGGATCTGATCCCGCAGGTCCTGCGCATCGTCAGCCATCCGGGCAACCTGCACGGCGTACTCGGCCTGGGGCCGGGCACGCCGGTATTCTACGTCGGCGCGTCGCTGGCGGCGCTCGGCGTGATCGGGTTCCTGCTGTTCACCACGGACAGGGGCCGGACCCACCTGATGGCGGCGCTGGGCCTTGTGGCCGGCGGGGCCGTGGGGAACCTGGTGGACCGCGTCTCGCACGGATTCGTGCGGGACTTCATCGACCTGCACTGGCGGGACCGGCTGCACTGGCACACGTTCAACGTGGCCGATGCCGCCATCTGCGTGGGTGTGGCCGTGATCCTGCTGGACGCGCTTCTGGCGCCTGCGCAGGGGCAGGAGGCGGCGCCGGAGGACGGGGAGACGAGCCCCTGA
- a CDS encoding M20 family metallo-hydrolase translates to MSLRKISKWIEAHAEEMVQLQTELTAIPALGPENGGTGEWARARLLEEYLRSHGLDDIDHYDCPDPRVPEGSRPNFAVSLPDPQDGPALWLLTHMDIVPPGERLPDGSWKGWAGDPYTLRRADDLLIGRGVVDNQQSLVGAVFAARALLETGVAPARPVRLLFVSDEETGSRYGLGYVVHTADELFHTDDLIVVPDWGNPEGDQVEIAEKSLLWFECSVTGRQAHASQPGRAVNAFRAAAELVFLIDRALHMRFDRVDHLYDTPASSFEPTRHGANVPNINTIPGNETFAFDCRVLPCYELDAVLACVEVECRRADAIHKTETRLIVQARQDAPPPTSADSEVVRRLQTAVEAVHGFKPKPVGTGGMSVASPLRARGLQVACYGTTLNTAHGPEESCSIAAMVADARIFAHMMAT, encoded by the coding sequence ATGAGTCTCCGGAAGATCAGCAAGTGGATCGAGGCGCACGCCGAGGAGATGGTGCAGCTCCAGACCGAGCTGACGGCGATCCCCGCCCTGGGGCCCGAGAACGGCGGGACGGGCGAGTGGGCCAGGGCGCGCCTGCTGGAGGAGTACCTGCGCAGCCACGGCCTGGACGACATCGACCATTACGACTGCCCCGACCCGCGCGTGCCGGAGGGGTCGCGGCCGAACTTCGCCGTCTCGCTGCCGGACCCGCAGGACGGGCCGGCCCTCTGGCTGCTGACGCACATGGACATCGTGCCCCCCGGAGAGCGGCTGCCCGACGGCTCCTGGAAGGGCTGGGCCGGCGATCCGTACACGCTGCGACGCGCCGACGACCTGCTGATCGGCCGGGGGGTGGTGGACAACCAGCAGTCCCTGGTCGGGGCCGTCTTCGCCGCACGGGCGCTCCTCGAAACGGGCGTCGCCCCCGCGCGGCCGGTGCGGCTGCTCTTCGTCTCGGACGAGGAGACCGGCAGCCGCTACGGCCTCGGCTACGTGGTCCACACGGCCGACGAGCTGTTCCACACCGACGACCTGATCGTCGTGCCGGACTGGGGCAACCCGGAGGGCGACCAGGTCGAGATCGCCGAGAAGTCCCTCCTCTGGTTCGAATGCAGCGTCACCGGCCGCCAGGCCCACGCCTCGCAGCCCGGCCGGGCCGTCAACGCGTTCCGGGCCGCCGCCGAGCTGGTCTTCCTCATCGACCGGGCCCTGCACATGCGCTTCGACCGCGTCGACCACCTCTACGACACGCCCGCGTCGTCCTTCGAGCCCACGCGCCACGGCGCCAACGTGCCGAACATCAACACGATACCCGGCAATGAGACCTTCGCCTTCGACTGCCGGGTGCTGCCCTGCTACGAGCTGGACGCCGTGCTGGCGTGCGTCGAGGTCGAATGCCGGCGCGCGGACGCCATCCACAAGACGGAGACGAGGCTGATCGTGCAGGCGCGGCAGGACGCACCGCCGCCGACGTCGGCCGATTCGGAGGTCGTGCGCCGCCTGCAGACGGCCGTCGAGGCCGTGCATGGGTTCAAGCCCAAGCCCGTCGGCACCGGGGGCATGTCCGTCGCCTCGCCTCTGCGGGCGCGCGGGCTGCAGGTCGCCTGCTACGGCACGACGCTCAACACCGCGCACGGACCGGAGGAGAGCTGCTCGATCGCCGCCATGGTGGCCGACGCGCGCATCTTTGCCCACATGATGGCCACGTAG
- the yvcK gene encoding uridine diphosphate-N-acetylglucosamine-binding protein YvcK: MGGPLRAVVFDLDDTLYDCTGTLVEAARRKAAAVLVEAGLPMSETEAVALQRKLALMHGPHFLVFDEIARQYGLEPDAVDRAYRAYNSDEVDPIQPFPGVMETLAKLRACDIRRFLVTSGTHRRQSAKVRQLGLEDAFDEIVINDVDRGALLSESLRYLLRRHRLRPDEVLLVGDRPQEEIRVANDLGMTTAQVLQGRFSNFAPRDEHERPNYRVTGVFQVPTLLRLANMNKPPHVLRIVAIGGGTGLPIVLEGCKTYCAHPVGIVTVTDSGRSSGQLRTELGMLPPGDARNCLVALSEPGERERLLNRLFQYRFRQGSFNGMSLGNLLIAAMSDLEGSFEQGIRELSRLLNIRGRVLTPTLEDCQLCAELTDGTVVQGEANVHSPHHAPVRRVLLKPPAPAACQEAIEEIQEADIVVLGPGSLLTSVVANLLVPGVRDALARTKATRIYVGNIVTQPGQTDGLNARAHLQTFLGYVDAGSVDVALFNDHCPDQEVLARYRAEGAEMVLADDDLHTLGVPVVTDNLVEDLDGRRVLWEKKDLLRHHPDRLANAICRIYCDRMHA; the protein is encoded by the coding sequence ATGGGCGGGCCGTTGCGAGCCGTGGTGTTCGACCTGGACGACACGTTGTACGACTGCACGGGCACGCTGGTGGAGGCCGCCCGCCGCAAGGCCGCGGCCGTGCTGGTCGAGGCCGGCCTGCCGATGAGCGAGACCGAGGCGGTCGCTCTGCAACGGAAGCTGGCCCTGATGCATGGGCCCCACTTCCTGGTCTTCGACGAGATCGCGCGGCAGTACGGCCTGGAACCGGACGCGGTCGACCGAGCCTACCGCGCCTACAACAGCGACGAGGTGGACCCGATCCAGCCGTTCCCGGGGGTCATGGAGACACTCGCGAAGCTGCGCGCATGCGACATCCGGCGCTTCCTGGTCACCAGCGGCACGCACCGGCGGCAGTCGGCCAAGGTGCGGCAACTGGGGCTGGAGGACGCCTTCGACGAGATCGTGATCAACGACGTGGACCGGGGCGCGCTGCTGAGCGAGAGCCTGCGCTACCTGCTCCGCCGACACCGGCTGCGGCCCGACGAAGTGCTGCTGGTAGGCGACCGGCCCCAGGAGGAGATCCGCGTGGCCAACGACCTGGGCATGACCACGGCCCAGGTGCTGCAGGGGCGGTTCAGCAACTTCGCCCCGCGCGACGAACACGAACGCCCGAACTACCGCGTCACGGGCGTCTTCCAGGTGCCCACGCTGCTGCGCCTGGCCAACATGAACAAGCCGCCGCACGTCCTGCGGATCGTGGCGATCGGCGGCGGCACCGGCCTGCCCATCGTCCTGGAAGGCTGCAAGACCTACTGCGCCCACCCCGTGGGCATCGTCACGGTGACCGACAGCGGGCGGTCCAGCGGCCAGTTGCGCACCGAGCTGGGCATGCTGCCGCCCGGCGACGCCCGCAACTGCCTGGTCGCCCTGAGCGAGCCCGGGGAGCGCGAGCGGCTGCTCAACCGCCTGTTCCAGTACCGCTTCCGCCAGGGCAGCTTCAACGGCATGAGCCTGGGCAACCTGCTGATCGCCGCCATGTCCGACCTGGAGGGCAGCTTCGAGCAGGGCATCCGCGAACTGAGCCGCCTGCTGAACATCCGGGGCCGCGTGCTGACCCCCACGCTGGAGGACTGCCAGCTCTGCGCCGAACTGACCGACGGCACAGTCGTCCAGGGCGAGGCGAACGTCCACTCGCCCCACCACGCGCCCGTCCGCCGCGTCCTGCTGAAGCCCCCGGCACCGGCGGCCTGCCAGGAAGCCATCGAGGAGATCCAGGAGGCCGACATCGTCGTCCTGGGCCCCGGCAGCCTGCTGACCAGCGTCGTCGCAAACCTCCTGGTGCCCGGCGTACGGGACGCCCTGGCCCGCACGAAGGCCACGCGCATCTACGTCGGCAACATCGTGACCCAGCCGGGCCAGACCGACGGACTGAACGCCCGTGCCCACCTGCAGACGTTCCTGGGGTACGTGGACGCCGGCAGCGTGGACGTCGCCCTGTTCAACGACCACTGCCCCGACCAGGAGGTCCTGGCGCGCTACCGGGCCGAGGGCGCAGAGATGGTCCTGGCCGACGACGACCTGCACACGCTGGGCGTGCCGGTGGTCACCGACAACCTGGTGGAAGACCTGGACGGAAGGCGGGTGCTCTGGGAGAAGAAGGACCTGCTGCGCCACCATCCGGACCGGCTGGCCAACGCCATCTGCCGCATCTACTGCGACCGGATGCACGCGTGA
- a CDS encoding tetratricopeptide repeat protein, producing MRAAMTSLLVLAVLWMLGASEVRASDEGPDARQGRGGGVVVGGTHPPSIPRQGHGRPPAEPLDRLGTYPYWFRYHHRYGYNDGIAPLPPPRVYLPPHSGRYRYYSVYPYTRYYDSYGYWDDGAYRPYSDEYVGGDAYREYLYLDPLPAPEPDPGAAAPAVPEPAAPAGGEMFPSGLSPMLGGTDFVRAGFALGELDLKGGRFEAAARAFRQAIREDPRAPAPRLALGLALAAQGDYAGAGRMVRFGLEALPAMEILRLDAAEAFGSEEVLPAVISAIEAAVKPSVEPEPRLLLGFMYLIAGRAEEARDVLWVAYDTSGGDLTVGRLLLAAERRMRAQRRTAGETADEATRDE from the coding sequence ATGCGTGCGGCGATGACATCGCTTCTGGTGCTGGCTGTGCTGTGGATGCTCGGGGCCTCGGAGGTTCGGGCCTCAGACGAGGGCCCGGACGCGCGGCAGGGACGAGGGGGCGGGGTGGTGGTGGGCGGAACGCACCCGCCGTCGATCCCTCGCCAGGGCCACGGGCGCCCACCCGCCGAGCCGCTCGACCGGCTGGGCACCTATCCCTACTGGTTCCGTTACCATCATCGCTACGGCTACAACGACGGCATCGCGCCCCTTCCGCCGCCGCGCGTCTACCTGCCGCCGCATTCGGGCCGGTACCGCTACTACAGCGTCTACCCCTACACCCGGTACTACGATTCGTACGGCTACTGGGATGACGGGGCGTATCGGCCCTACTCCGACGAGTACGTGGGGGGCGACGCCTACCGGGAGTACCTGTACCTGGACCCGCTGCCCGCTCCGGAGCCGGACCCCGGGGCGGCGGCGCCCGCCGTGCCCGAGCCGGCGGCGCCGGCCGGGGGTGAGATGTTCCCGTCCGGCCTGTCCCCCATGCTCGGCGGCACGGACTTCGTCCGGGCGGGCTTCGCCCTGGGCGAACTCGATCTGAAGGGCGGGCGCTTCGAGGCGGCCGCCAGGGCGTTCCGTCAGGCGATCCGCGAGGATCCGCGTGCGCCCGCGCCGCGGCTCGCCCTGGGCCTGGCGCTGGCCGCGCAGGGCGACTACGCCGGCGCCGGCCGGATGGTCCGGTTCGGGCTGGAGGCGCTGCCCGCCATGGAGATACTGCGGCTGGACGCGGCTGAGGCGTTCGGGTCTGAGGAGGTTCTTCCGGCGGTCATCTCGGCCATCGAGGCCGCCGTGAAGCCGTCGGTCGAGCCCGAACCGCGTCTGTTGCTCGGGTTCATGTACCTGATCGCGGGTCGGGCCGAAGAGGCCAGGGACGTGCTCTGGGTGGCCTACGACACGTCCGGAGGCGATCTGACGGTGGGGCGGTTGCTGCTGGCTGCCGAACGCCGTATGCGGGCCCAACGGCGGACGGCCGGAGAGACGGCCGATGAGGCGACCCGGGACGAGTAG
- a CDS encoding SpoIIE family protein phosphatase, giving the protein MAHLIIAKGDGAGRQVALKKVTCLGRGIDMDIRLDDLTASKRHARILSNERGEFFLEDLGSSNGTFLNEVQVSSTRTLKHGDEIRVGNSVFVFHKIKVEENADVSDSTLFDIEDDERTSTSVLSSVGVGYDTAGPTVGAETTAEELAAANFRLRTLIEIFQSIGAALDEDELLNKILEKLFEVFPETARGYIILRDPETGQLTPRAVKMAKPGASDEERLQISGTILELVIEKKEAVLTRDAMNDERFPQSQSIMDFEMRSVMCAPLMYEEEVLGFILLDTQRIATNYDQEGLALLAGIANQAALTIANARLHSRLVQRERLEQDLRNARRIQNSFLPKEPPQADGYQFVDWYGTALEVGGDFYDFVELPNGRVMVVVGDVSGKGITAALMMAKMASNVRFFAGGQTDPPTLLCKLNEVALASAEDMFVTVLLLLLDWQNHTIRLSNAGHCYPMVRRADGTVERVESATGFPVGITEEAEFPEAGIDVQPGEVICAFSDGIIEAMSESSELFGYKRLSRAMAEADPTPESVVKSIQKAIREHAGAASQSDDLTLVCFGRPQ; this is encoded by the coding sequence ATGGCTCATCTGATCATCGCCAAAGGCGACGGCGCAGGCCGTCAGGTCGCCCTGAAGAAGGTCACGTGTCTGGGCCGGGGCATCGACATGGACATCCGGCTCGACGACCTGACCGCGTCGAAGCGGCACGCTCGGATCCTCAGCAATGAGCGGGGCGAGTTCTTCCTGGAGGATCTGGGCAGCAGCAACGGCACCTTCCTCAACGAGGTGCAGGTGAGCAGCACCCGCACACTGAAGCACGGCGACGAGATACGCGTCGGCAACAGCGTGTTCGTCTTCCATAAGATCAAGGTGGAGGAGAACGCCGACGTCTCCGACAGCACGCTGTTCGACATCGAGGACGACGAGCGCACCAGCACGTCCGTTCTCTCCTCGGTCGGGGTGGGCTACGACACCGCCGGTCCGACGGTGGGCGCCGAGACGACGGCCGAGGAACTGGCCGCCGCCAACTTCCGCCTTCGCACGCTGATCGAGATATTCCAGTCCATCGGCGCGGCGCTCGATGAGGACGAACTGCTCAACAAGATACTCGAGAAGCTTTTCGAGGTCTTCCCGGAGACGGCCCGCGGCTACATCATCCTGCGCGATCCCGAGACGGGGCAACTGACCCCGCGAGCCGTGAAGATGGCCAAGCCCGGCGCGTCCGACGAGGAACGCCTCCAGATCAGCGGCACGATCCTCGAACTGGTGATCGAGAAGAAGGAAGCCGTTCTGACCCGCGACGCGATGAACGACGAGCGCTTCCCCCAGAGCCAGAGCATCATGGACTTCGAGATGCGCTCGGTCATGTGCGCGCCGCTCATGTACGAGGAGGAGGTGCTCGGCTTCATCCTGCTCGATACCCAGCGGATTGCCACCAACTACGACCAGGAGGGCCTGGCCCTGCTGGCCGGCATCGCCAATCAGGCCGCACTGACCATCGCCAACGCCCGCCTGCACTCCCGCCTGGTCCAGCGCGAGCGCCTCGAACAGGACCTGCGCAACGCCCGCAGGATCCAGAACAGCTTCCTGCCCAAGGAGCCCCCCCAGGCCGACGGCTATCAGTTCGTCGACTGGTACGGGACGGCCCTCGAGGTGGGAGGCGACTTCTACGACTTCGTCGAGCTGCCCAACGGCCGCGTGATGGTCGTCGTCGGCGACGTTAGCGGCAAGGGCATCACGGCCGCCCTCATGATGGCCAAGATGGCCAGCAACGTGCGGTTCTTCGCCGGCGGCCAGACGGACCCGCCCACCCTCCTGTGCAAGCTGAACGAGGTGGCCCTGGCCTCCGCCGAGGACATGTTCGTCACCGTGCTGCTGCTGCTGCTCGACTGGCAGAACCACACGATCCGCCTCTCGAACGCCGGCCACTGCTATCCCATGGTGCGCAGGGCCGACGGCACCGTGGAGCGGGTCGAGAGCGCCACCGGCTTCCCCGTCGGCATCACCGAAGAGGCGGAGTTCCCCGAGGCCGGCATCGACGTGCAGCCGGGCGAGGTCATCTGCGCCTTCAGCGACGGCATCATCGAGGCCATGAGCGAGAGCAGCGAGTTGTTCGGCTACAAGCGGCTCAGCCGCGCCATGGCCGAAGCGGACCCCACCCCCGAGTCGGTCGTCAAGAGCATCCAGAAAGCGATCCGCGAGCACGCCGGCGCCGCCTCCCAGAGCGACGACCTCACCCTGGTCTGCTTCGGACGCCCCCAGTAG
- a CDS encoding carbohydrate kinase family protein codes for MANRSRFDVVGVGCCAFDIVTEVDAVPGPDDKVPVRALRTQGGGLVATGLVAAARLGGRCAYLGALGDDQFSQFCVDDFDREGVETRFIRRVPGASVITSLIVACPAGGTRMILAACDEAAVAVPEDVPAEVVRSARVLHVDNFQPEAAVHAARTAREAGVPVVMDLEGLGRGVEELLPLGTHVIVPAEFARRRYGTAGLEDGARALWEEIAPCGAAAAVATGGAEGSFAVWKGGELRQAAYRVPVVDTTGCGDVFHGAFAYGLSQGWELARILPFAAATAALKCRQLGGRAGIPRGDEVGAFLASAGAAE; via the coding sequence GTGGCCAACCGGAGCCGGTTCGACGTCGTCGGGGTCGGGTGCTGTGCCTTCGATATCGTCACGGAGGTGGACGCGGTCCCGGGACCGGATGACAAGGTGCCCGTGCGCGCGCTCCGCACGCAGGGCGGCGGGCTGGTGGCCACCGGCCTCGTGGCGGCCGCGCGCCTGGGCGGGCGCTGCGCCTACCTGGGTGCGCTCGGGGACGACCAGTTCTCCCAGTTCTGCGTCGACGACTTCGACCGCGAAGGCGTGGAGACGCGGTTCATCCGCCGCGTGCCGGGCGCGTCCGTCATCACGTCCCTGATCGTCGCCTGCCCGGCCGGCGGCACGCGCATGATCCTGGCCGCGTGCGACGAGGCGGCCGTGGCCGTGCCGGAGGACGTGCCCGCCGAGGTGGTCCGGTCCGCGCGCGTGCTGCACGTGGACAACTTCCAGCCCGAGGCCGCCGTCCACGCGGCGCGCACGGCCCGCGAGGCGGGCGTGCCGGTCGTCATGGACCTGGAGGGGCTGGGCCGGGGCGTCGAGGAACTGCTGCCGTTGGGCACGCACGTGATCGTGCCGGCGGAGTTCGCCCGGCGCCGCTACGGCACAGCCGGGCTGGAGGACGGCGCGCGGGCGCTGTGGGAGGAGATTGCGCCGTGCGGGGCGGCCGCGGCCGTCGCCACGGGCGGGGCCGAGGGTTCCTTCGCCGTCTGGAAGGGCGGGGAACTGCGGCAGGCGGCGTATCGTGTGCCGGTCGTCGACACGACGGGCTGCGGCGACGTCTTCCACGGTGCGTTCGCCTACGGCCTTTCGCAGGGGTGGGAACTGGCGCGGATCCTGCCGTTCGCCGCAGCCACGGCGGCGCTCAAGTGCCGGCAGCTCGGCGGGCGGGCCGGCATCCCGCGGGGCGACGAGGTCGGCGCCTTTCTCGCCTCGGCCGGGGCGGCGGAGTAG
- a CDS encoding KpsF/GutQ family sugar-phosphate isomerase translates to MNHLDAAREIIRLEIKALEIMCGRLGEGFERAVELVAACGGSVVVTGVGKAGLIGRKISATLASTGTPSHWMHAVEARHGDLGRVRPEDVVLALSNSGETEVVQLLPSLKKLHVPLIALTGRPGSTLARHAEVVLDIGEVEEACPLGLAPSSSTTAMLVLGDALALTLFRMRRLRPEDYAFYHPGGELGRRLIKVREVMRRGARNPVASADVTVRAALKVMSGEGRPGAVSLVDEAGVLVGFFTDGDLRRLLEEDGAEVLERRVRDVMTPGPRTVSQESLVAEAYRMLRDFRIDQLPVVDGAGHPVGLIDVQDWLDIERGAAMPDHPPV, encoded by the coding sequence ATGAACCATCTGGACGCCGCACGCGAGATCATCCGGCTGGAGATCAAGGCCCTGGAGATCATGTGCGGCCGGCTGGGGGAGGGCTTCGAGCGCGCCGTGGAACTGGTGGCCGCCTGCGGCGGCAGCGTCGTGGTCACCGGAGTCGGCAAGGCCGGGCTGATCGGGCGCAAGATCTCCGCCACGCTGGCCAGCACCGGCACGCCGAGCCACTGGATGCATGCCGTCGAGGCCCGCCACGGCGACCTGGGGCGCGTCCGGCCCGAGGACGTCGTCCTGGCCCTGAGCAACAGCGGCGAGACGGAGGTCGTGCAGCTCCTGCCCTCGCTCAAGAAGCTCCACGTGCCGCTGATCGCCCTGACGGGCCGCCCGGGGTCGACACTCGCCCGGCACGCTGAGGTCGTGCTGGACATCGGCGAGGTCGAGGAGGCCTGTCCGCTCGGCCTCGCCCCGAGTTCCAGCACGACGGCCATGCTCGTGCTGGGCGATGCGCTGGCGCTGACGCTGTTCCGTATGCGCAGGCTCCGGCCGGAGGACTACGCATTCTACCACCCCGGGGGCGAACTGGGGCGGCGCCTGATCAAGGTGCGCGAGGTCATGCGCAGGGGCGCTCGGAACCCCGTCGCCTCCGCCGACGTGACCGTGCGAGCGGCGCTGAAGGTCATGAGCGGAGAGGGCCGACCCGGCGCCGTCAGCCTCGTGGACGAAGCCGGGGTCCTGGTGGGGTTCTTCACGGACGGCGACCTGCGCCGCCTGCTGGAGGAGGACGGGGCGGAGGTGCTGGAACGGCGCGTCCGCGACGTCATGACGCCCGGGCCCAGGACGGTCTCCCAGGAGAGCCTGGTCGCCGAAGCCTACCGGATGCTGCGCGACTTCCGCATAGACCAGTTGCCCGTGGTGGACGGGGCCGGGCACCCCGTCGGCCTCATCGACGTGCAGGACTGGCTGGACATCGAACGCGGTGCCGCCATGCCGGACCACCCCCCTGTCTGA
- the purN gene encoding phosphoribosylglycinamide formyltransferase, with translation MADRLRLGVLISGGGRSLQNFIDLSETGRLRAQVVKVVSSRPDAGGLARARRCGIPACVVRRRDFATAQAFADAVTAELRAEDVHLVALAGFLSLYRIPACYAGRVMNVHPALLPSFGGRGFYGDRVHRAVLECGCKVSGCSVHFADNEYDQGPIIVQRAVPVLEDDDEHTLAARVFEQEKAAYPEAVNLFAEGRLRIEGRRVRVLPAGAQASP, from the coding sequence ATGGCCGACCGGTTGAGGCTTGGGGTGCTGATCAGCGGCGGCGGGCGGAGCCTGCAGAACTTCATCGACCTGTCCGAGACCGGCCGGCTCCGGGCGCAGGTGGTCAAGGTCGTCAGCAGCCGGCCCGACGCCGGGGGTCTGGCGCGCGCCCGGCGTTGCGGGATTCCCGCCTGCGTCGTGCGCCGCCGGGACTTCGCCACGGCCCAGGCATTCGCCGACGCCGTCACCGCCGAACTGCGGGCCGAGGACGTGCACCTGGTCGCCCTGGCGGGATTCCTCAGCCTCTACCGCATCCCCGCCTGCTACGCCGGGCGGGTGATGAACGTCCACCCCGCCCTGCTGCCCTCCTTCGGCGGCCGCGGCTTCTACGGCGACCGCGTCCATCGGGCCGTGCTGGAGTGCGGCTGCAAGGTGAGCGGCTGCAGCGTGCACTTCGCCGACAACGAGTACGACCAGGGCCCCATCATCGTGCAGAGGGCCGTGCCCGTGCTCGAAGACGACGACGAACACACGCTGGCCGCACGCGTGTTCGAGCAGGAGAAGGCGGCCTACCCGGAGGCCGTCAACCTGTTCGCCGAAGGCCGCCTGAGGATCGAGGGCCGGCGCGTGCGCGTGCTGCCGGCAGGCGCTCAGGCATCCCCATAG